In the Streptomyces sp. cg36 genome, one interval contains:
- a CDS encoding coenzyme F420-0:L-glutamate ligase yields the protein MSGADGAPGAPSYRVRAVAGIPEVREGDDLGKLIAGAAPDLADGDVLVVTSKIVSKAEGRIVAATDREAAIDAETVRVVARRGTLRIVENRQGLVMAAAGVDASNTPAGTVLLLPEDPDASAEAVRAGIRAELGVEVGVLISDTFGRPWRSGLTDVAIGAAGVRVLDDLRGGTDAYGNPLTATVVASADELTAAADLVKGKAEGLPVAVVSGLGHLVSADAGQDARALVRSAADDMFRLGTSEAVREAVAQRRTVRAFTDDPVDPGAVRRAVAAAVTAPAPHHTTPWRFVLLESERSRTRLLDAMRDAWIADLRRDGKSEGSIAKRVRRGDVLRNAPYLAVPCLVMDGSHTYGDPRRDAAEREMFVVATGAGVQNFLVALAGERLGSAWVSSTMFCRDVVREVLDLPGNWDPMGAVAIGRAAEPPKDRPGREPEAFIAVR from the coding sequence GTGAGCGGGGCCGACGGGGCGCCGGGCGCGCCCTCCTACCGCGTGCGGGCCGTCGCCGGGATACCGGAGGTGCGCGAGGGCGACGACCTCGGCAAACTCATCGCGGGGGCCGCGCCCGACCTCGCCGACGGGGACGTCCTGGTCGTCACCTCGAAGATCGTGTCCAAGGCCGAGGGCCGGATCGTGGCGGCGACGGACCGGGAAGCGGCGATCGACGCCGAGACGGTACGGGTGGTGGCCCGGCGCGGGACCCTGCGCATCGTCGAGAACCGGCAGGGCCTGGTCATGGCCGCCGCCGGGGTCGACGCCTCCAACACCCCTGCCGGGACCGTCCTGCTGCTGCCCGAGGACCCCGACGCCTCGGCCGAGGCCGTCCGGGCCGGGATCAGGGCCGAACTGGGCGTCGAGGTCGGCGTGCTGATCTCGGACACCTTCGGGCGGCCGTGGCGCTCCGGGCTCACCGACGTCGCCATCGGCGCGGCGGGCGTGCGCGTCCTGGACGACCTGCGCGGCGGCACCGACGCGTACGGCAACCCGCTGACCGCGACCGTCGTGGCCAGCGCCGACGAACTGACCGCCGCCGCCGACCTGGTGAAGGGCAAGGCCGAAGGGCTGCCGGTCGCCGTGGTGAGCGGTCTGGGGCACCTCGTGTCGGCCGACGCCGGACAGGACGCGCGGGCGCTGGTGCGGTCCGCGGCCGACGACATGTTCCGGCTCGGCACCTCGGAGGCGGTCCGCGAGGCGGTCGCCCAGCGGCGTACGGTGCGGGCCTTCACCGACGATCCGGTCGACCCCGGTGCGGTCCGGCGCGCGGTCGCCGCCGCCGTCACCGCGCCCGCCCCGCACCACACCACGCCGTGGCGGTTCGTGCTGCTGGAGTCGGAGCGGTCGCGCACCCGGCTGCTCGACGCGATGCGGGACGCGTGGATCGCGGACCTGCGGCGCGACGGCAAGTCCGAGGGGTCCATCGCCAAGCGCGTCCGCCGCGGCGACGTGCTGCGCAACGCGCCCTACCTCGCGGTGCCGTGCCTGGTGATGGACGGCTCGCACACCTACGGCGACCCGCGCCGGGACGCCGCCGAGCGCGAGATGTTCGTCGTCGCCACCGGCGCCGGTGTGCAGAACTTCCTGGTCGCGCTGGCCGGTGAGCGGCTGGGGTCGGCCTGGGTGTCCTCCACGATGTTCTGCCGTGACGTCGTACGGGAGGTCCTCGACCTGCCCGGCAACTGGGACCCGATGGGCGCGGTCGCGATCGGCCGCGCGGCCGAACCGCCCAAGGACCGGCCCGGGCGGGAGCCGGAGGCGTTCATCGCGGTGCGCTAG
- the cofD gene encoding 2-phospho-L-lactate transferase, whose translation MRIVVLAGGIGGARFLRGLKRAAPDADITVVGNTGDDIHLFGLKVCPDLDTVMYTLGGGINEEQGWGRTDESFHVKEELAAYGVGPEWFGLGDRDFATHIVRTQMLGAGYPLSAVTEALCARWQPGVRLIPMSDDRVETHVAITADGERKVIHFQEYWVKLRAAVEATAVVPVGAEQAKPAPGVLEAIAEADVILFPPSNPVVSVGTILAVPGIREAIAEAGVPVVGLSPIVGDAPVRGMADKVLAAVGVESTAAAVAEHYGSGLLDGWLVDTADTAAVERVEAAGIRCRAVPLMMTDLDATAAMAREALALAEEVRA comes from the coding sequence ATGCGCATTGTGGTTCTGGCCGGCGGCATCGGCGGTGCCCGTTTCCTGCGCGGCCTCAAGCGGGCCGCGCCGGACGCGGACATCACGGTGGTCGGCAACACCGGTGACGACATCCATCTGTTCGGGCTGAAGGTCTGCCCCGACCTCGACACGGTGATGTACACCCTGGGCGGTGGCATCAACGAGGAGCAGGGCTGGGGCCGGACCGACGAGTCCTTCCACGTCAAGGAGGAGCTCGCGGCGTACGGGGTGGGACCCGAGTGGTTCGGCCTGGGCGACCGCGACTTCGCGACGCACATCGTGCGGACCCAGATGCTGGGCGCGGGCTATCCGCTCAGCGCGGTGACCGAGGCGCTGTGCGCCCGCTGGCAGCCGGGCGTACGGCTGATCCCCATGTCCGACGACCGGGTCGAGACGCACGTCGCGATCACGGCGGACGGGGAGCGGAAGGTCATCCACTTCCAGGAGTACTGGGTGAAGCTGCGGGCGGCCGTCGAGGCGACCGCCGTGGTGCCCGTCGGCGCCGAGCAGGCCAAGCCGGCGCCCGGCGTGCTGGAGGCGATCGCCGAGGCGGACGTGATCCTCTTCCCGCCGTCCAACCCGGTCGTCAGCGTCGGCACCATCCTGGCCGTGCCCGGCATCCGCGAGGCGATCGCCGAGGCGGGCGTGCCGGTCGTCGGGCTCTCCCCGATCGTCGGGGACGCGCCGGTGCGGGGCATGGCCGACAAGGTGCTGGCCGCCGTCGGCGTGGAGTCGACGGCCGCGGCCGTCGCCGAGCACTACGGGTCGGGGCTGCTCGACGGCTGGCTCGTCGACACCGCCGACACGGCCGCCGTGGAGCGGGTCGAGGCCGCGGGCATCCGCTGCCGGGCCGTCCCGCTGATGATGACCGACCTGGACGCGACGGCGGCGATGGCCCGCGAGGCGCTGGCACTGGCCGAGGAGGTACGGGCGTGA
- a CDS encoding cysteine dioxygenase family protein produces the protein MNSNSDIQIAGDILEVLHLLQPAREHPATVAEFVGLARSVAADRSQWAHLVQYDAVSRWYHRLRTGPGYEVWLLSWVPGQRSGLHDHGASSGVLTVLEGELSERTERGTRALGAGAQRVFAPGHVHEVVNDSLEPAVSLHIYYPGLTDMPMHSSQSALSTAAAQNAVPA, from the coding sequence ATGAACAGCAACAGCGACATCCAGATCGCCGGCGACATCCTGGAGGTCCTGCACCTCCTCCAGCCCGCCCGCGAGCACCCGGCGACCGTCGCCGAATTCGTCGGCCTGGCCCGCTCCGTGGCGGCCGACCGTTCGCAGTGGGCCCACCTGGTCCAGTACGACGCGGTCAGCCGCTGGTACCACCGGCTGCGCACCGGGCCCGGATACGAGGTCTGGCTGCTGTCCTGGGTGCCCGGACAGCGCAGCGGGCTGCACGACCACGGGGCGTCCTCGGGCGTACTGACCGTGCTGGAGGGCGAGTTGAGCGAGCGCACCGAGCGCGGCACGCGCGCGCTGGGCGCCGGCGCGCAGCGCGTCTTCGCGCCCGGCCACGTCCACGAGGTCGTCAACGACTCGCTGGAACCGGCCGTCAGCCTGCACATCTACTACCCGGGCCTCACCGACATGCCGATGCACAGCAGCCAGTCCGCGCTGTCCACGGCCGCCGCGCAGAACGCCGTACCGGCCTGA
- a CDS encoding WhiB family transcriptional regulator, which yields MTEVFQELLVDDVDEELGWQERALCAQTDPESFFPEKGGSTREAKKVCLACEVRSECLEYALANDERFGIWGGLSERERRRLKKAAV from the coding sequence ATGACCGAGGTGTTCCAGGAGCTGCTGGTCGACGATGTGGACGAAGAACTCGGCTGGCAGGAGCGCGCACTGTGCGCCCAGACCGACCCCGAGTCCTTCTTTCCCGAGAAGGGCGGCTCGACCCGCGAGGCCAAGAAGGTCTGCCTCGCCTGCGAGGTCCGCTCCGAGTGCCTCGAATACGCCCTCGCCAATGACGAACGATTCGGCATCTGGGGCGGACTGTCCGAACGTGAACGCCGTCGCCTGAAGAAGGCGGCGGTCTAG
- a CDS encoding glycosyltransferase family 2 protein: protein MSVHSQSTAPYTEAATPEFPRHVVTAVLVSHDGARWLPDALAGLLGQERPVQSAYAADTGSADDSARLVTEALGADRVLHLARRTGFGAAVDEAVRSAGVLGPEELPYLKRPSGWDPVSRSWRDDSYDLPELPHGEPVQWLWLLHDDCAPAPDALAELLRVADSDSHAAVVGPKLRGWYDRKQLLEVGVSIARSGRRWTGLDRREQDQGQHDQVRPVLSVSTAGMLIRRDVWEELGGFDRRLPLMRDDVDLCWRAHAAGHTVLVAPEAVVRHAEAAARERRTVDCAGRSAVDPHRVDKAGAVYTMLVNSRPAALPYVFLRIVVGTLLRTLAYLVGKAPGQAVDEIMGLSATLLRPGRILAGRRSRGKSGVEASELRPLFPPPGATVRATVESVASSLGAGTEDTGGSRHGAVESGPGGDDADFLEIEQFARLKKIARKPAPVLFALLLLISLVACRELLGGNALSGGALLPAPSGVGDLWGRYADAWHPIGTGGTQTAPPYLAVIAALAALCFGSTGLALTLLLVCSVPLAGLTAYFASRPLVESRLLRAWAAVAYAFLPAATGALATGRLGTAVLAVLLPLIARAGVTAAGLRGEGRGSWRATWTYALLLTVAMAFTPVVWPVAVLLGAVVLVLRRDDLTAYGLRFLAAVGTPLLALAPWSLTLLTSPSDLFHEAGLRYATGSASALDLLGASPGGPKTVGGLLLAGLVLAALAALLRGERVFAVRAAWAVALTGFLFAALSNNKGWAGPATLLYGLALIAAAVLGAEGAKERVAAHGFGWRQPVAVLIALAAALAPLIAAGGWMLGGADGPLERRDPVQVPAFVAEESGTRDQARTLVLGGTSSAEVSYTLVRGSGGRLGDAELAASGGSDPRLDKVVANLVAGSGADQSSQLSGFAVRYVLVRDGAPRSVARVLDTTPGLSRLSQLDGSALWRVDRQVARAVIVPPAASPSASSAPAGAAEPVAVAADPVDVHTKIPSGADGRVLRIADRAAPGWTATLDGKALKKTTVDGWAQGFQLPAEGGRLDITYAAPFTHTAWIWAQSLLAVVLVVLALPGRRRRIDDDLPEEEQPELPPVRDGEGRRARRLRAQAEAEAAAAEAAGAGDGTGPQPGEPGSRGAAGDTDVPGEQGFPPPPPGAPAAPDHDPYATTSYASEVPQQQPYGNWDSAAYANADYPQQQYDPYQQQYQQYDPYQQQQYPQPPQQEPAYDPYGYGYGGDPAPGHDGQGQGGPGQGGQGQGDGGRIPGQNQGHGQGQGHENEQQHRPDGSHQ, encoded by the coding sequence ATGTCCGTGCACAGCCAGTCGACGGCCCCGTACACCGAGGCCGCGACCCCCGAGTTCCCCAGACATGTCGTCACCGCCGTACTCGTCTCGCACGACGGCGCGCGCTGGCTGCCCGACGCCCTGGCCGGGCTCCTCGGCCAGGAACGCCCCGTGCAGAGCGCCTACGCGGCCGACACCGGCAGCGCCGACGACTCCGCCCGCCTGGTCACCGAGGCGCTCGGCGCCGACCGGGTCCTGCACCTCGCCCGCCGCACCGGCTTCGGCGCCGCCGTCGACGAGGCCGTCCGCTCCGCGGGGGTGCTCGGACCGGAGGAACTGCCCTACCTCAAGCGCCCCAGCGGCTGGGACCCCGTCTCCCGCAGCTGGCGCGACGACAGCTACGACCTCCCCGAACTCCCGCACGGCGAGCCCGTGCAGTGGCTCTGGCTGCTGCACGACGACTGCGCGCCCGCCCCGGACGCCCTCGCCGAACTCCTGCGCGTCGCCGACTCCGACAGCCACGCCGCCGTCGTCGGCCCCAAGCTGCGCGGCTGGTACGACCGCAAGCAACTGCTCGAAGTGGGCGTCTCCATCGCCCGCAGCGGTCGCCGCTGGACCGGCCTGGACCGCCGCGAACAGGACCAGGGCCAGCACGACCAGGTCCGCCCGGTCCTGTCGGTCTCCACCGCCGGCATGCTGATCCGGCGCGACGTGTGGGAGGAGCTCGGCGGCTTCGACCGCCGGCTGCCGCTGATGCGCGACGACGTCGACCTGTGCTGGCGCGCGCACGCCGCCGGGCACACCGTCCTCGTCGCCCCCGAGGCCGTCGTCCGCCACGCCGAGGCCGCGGCCCGCGAACGCCGCACCGTCGACTGCGCCGGCCGCTCCGCCGTCGACCCGCACCGCGTCGACAAGGCGGGCGCCGTCTACACGATGCTCGTCAACTCCCGTCCCGCCGCTCTCCCGTACGTGTTCCTCCGCATCGTCGTCGGCACCCTGCTGCGCACCCTCGCCTATCTGGTGGGCAAGGCCCCCGGCCAGGCCGTCGACGAGATCATGGGCCTGTCCGCGACCCTGCTGCGGCCCGGCCGCATCCTCGCCGGGCGACGCAGCCGCGGCAAGAGCGGTGTCGAGGCGAGCGAACTGCGGCCCCTCTTCCCGCCGCCCGGCGCCACCGTCCGCGCCACCGTGGAATCGGTCGCCTCCAGCCTCGGCGCGGGCACCGAGGACACCGGCGGCTCCCGGCACGGCGCCGTCGAGTCCGGCCCCGGCGGCGACGACGCCGACTTCCTGGAGATCGAGCAGTTCGCCCGGCTGAAGAAGATCGCGCGCAAGCCCGCGCCCGTCCTGTTCGCCCTGCTGCTCCTCATCTCCCTGGTCGCCTGCCGCGAACTCCTCGGCGGCAACGCCCTCTCCGGCGGCGCCCTGCTGCCCGCGCCCTCGGGCGTCGGCGACCTGTGGGGCCGTTACGCGGACGCCTGGCATCCCATCGGCACCGGCGGCACCCAGACCGCACCCCCCTACCTCGCCGTCATCGCGGCCCTCGCCGCCCTCTGCTTCGGCTCGACCGGCCTCGCCCTGACCCTCCTGCTGGTCTGCTCCGTCCCGCTGGCCGGACTCACCGCCTACTTCGCCTCCCGTCCGCTCGTCGAGTCCCGGCTGCTGCGCGCCTGGGCGGCCGTCGCCTACGCCTTCCTGCCCGCCGCCACCGGCGCCCTCGCCACCGGCCGACTGGGCACCGCCGTCCTGGCCGTGCTCCTTCCGCTGATCGCCCGCGCGGGCGTCACCGCGGCCGGGCTGCGCGGCGAGGGCCGCGGCAGCTGGCGCGCCACCTGGACGTACGCGCTGCTCCTCACCGTCGCCATGGCGTTCACCCCCGTCGTCTGGCCCGTCGCCGTACTCCTCGGGGCCGTCGTCCTCGTACTGCGCCGCGACGACCTCACCGCCTACGGCCTGCGCTTCCTCGCCGCCGTCGGTACCCCCCTGCTGGCGCTCGCGCCCTGGTCGCTGACCCTGCTCACCAGCCCCTCCGACCTCTTCCACGAGGCGGGACTGCGCTACGCCACCGGCTCGGCCTCGGCCCTCGACCTGCTCGGCGCCAGCCCCGGCGGCCCCAAGACGGTCGGCGGTCTGCTGCTCGCCGGGCTCGTCCTGGCCGCCCTCGCCGCACTCCTGCGGGGCGAGCGCGTCTTCGCCGTCCGCGCCGCCTGGGCGGTCGCCCTCACCGGCTTCCTGTTCGCCGCCCTCTCCAACAACAAGGGCTGGGCCGGCCCCGCCACCCTTCTCTACGGGCTCGCCCTGATCGCCGCCGCCGTGCTCGGCGCCGAGGGCGCCAAGGAGCGCGTCGCCGCCCACGGCTTCGGCTGGCGCCAGCCGGTCGCCGTGCTCATCGCCCTGGCCGCCGCCCTCGCTCCGCTGATCGCGGCCGGCGGCTGGATGCTGGGCGGCGCCGACGGCCCGCTGGAGCGCCGCGACCCGGTCCAGGTACCGGCGTTCGTCGCGGAGGAGAGCGGCACCCGCGACCAGGCCCGCACCCTCGTCCTCGGCGGCACCTCGTCCGCCGAGGTCTCCTACACCCTGGTGCGCGGCTCCGGCGGCCGTCTCGGCGACGCCGAACTCGCCGCCTCCGGCGGCAGCGACCCGCGCCTGGACAAGGTCGTCGCCAACCTGGTCGCGGGCTCCGGCGCCGACCAGTCCTCCCAGCTCAGCGGCTTCGCCGTGCGCTATGTGCTGGTACGCGACGGAGCACCCCGCTCGGTCGCCCGCGTCCTCGACACCACGCCGGGCCTGAGCCGGCTGAGCCAGCTCGACGGCAGTGCGCTGTGGCGGGTCGACCGCCAGGTCGCCCGCGCCGTCATCGTGCCCCCGGCCGCCTCCCCCTCCGCCTCCTCGGCCCCGGCGGGCGCCGCCGAGCCGGTGGCCGTCGCCGCCGATCCGGTGGACGTCCACACCAAGATCCCGTCCGGCGCCGACGGCCGCGTCCTGCGCATCGCCGACCGGGCCGCACCCGGCTGGACCGCGACCCTCGACGGCAAGGCCCTCAAGAAGACCACCGTCGACGGCTGGGCCCAGGGCTTCCAACTCCCCGCCGAGGGGGGCCGCCTGGACATCACCTACGCCGCCCCCTTCACCCACACCGCGTGGATCTGGGCGCAGTCGCTGCTCGCCGTGGTGCTCGTCGTGCTCGCGCTGCCGGGCCGCCGTCGCCGGATCGACGACGACCTGCCGGAGGAGGAGCAGCCGGAGCTGCCCCCCGTACGCGACGGCGAGGGGCGGCGCGCCCGCCGCCTGCGCGCCCAGGCGGAGGCCGAGGCAGCCGCGGCCGAGGCCGCCGGTGCGGGTGACGGCACCGGCCCGCAGCCCGGCGAGCCGGGGTCCCGGGGCGCCGCGGGCGACACGGACGTCCCCGGCGAGCAGGGCTTCCCGCCCCCGCCCCCCGGCGCACCCGCCGCCCCGGACCACGACCCGTACGCCACCACCTCGTACGCCTCCGAGGTCCCCCAGCAGCAGCCCTACGGCAACTGGGACTCCGCGGCCTACGCCAACGCCGACTACCCGCAGCAGCAGTACGACCCGTACCAGCAGCAGTACCAGCAGTACGACCCGTACCAACAGCAGCAGTACCCGCAGCCCCCGCAGCAGGAGCCCGCGTACGACCCCTACGGATACGGCTACGGCGGGGACCCGGCCCCGGGCCACGACGGCCAGGGCCAGGGCGGTCCGGGTCAGGGCGGTCAGGGGCAGGGCGACGGCGGCCGGATCCCCGGGCAGAACCAGGGGCACGGCCAGGGCCAGGGTCATGAGAACGAGCAGCAGCACCGCCCCGACGGGAGCCACCAGTGA
- a CDS encoding DUF5719 family protein: MNRNTLSLIAAAVALAAVTGFASVTAPGGGSAKSVAKGPARLPVERSSLLCPAPSLSDLAETTYTAYTPKGSGEGGARTGASAASGTAVLKPAAAPLTDSAPTQPSNKGDKKGKKGKTPEKPDPNKAVITLKEPGKAASASADGSDAPALIGSADGPLAPGWAAQQTTVVSAGENRAVLGTRCTDPDTDFWFPGASTAKSRQDYVHLTNPDDTAAVADIDLFGKDGEIKPDAGEGITVPAKSSVPVLLSTLTSAAADDLTVHVTTRSGRLGAVVQASDAKAGADWLSASADPAASQVVPGIPGDATDVRLVVYAKGADDADLKVRLAGAGGSFTPAGLEAVHVKAGMTASFDLKNVTRGEAGSLFLTPTSDGGKTPIVAAVRVVRGTGDKQETAYISATAPVGDRSTAADNRAKGSTLALTAPAAPATVKVTASPGTEGGEPQTKTYTVKAGTTLAVEPPVPAGLKGSYALTVEPQPGSGPVYASRTLALPQDGIPMFTVQTLPDDKGTVVVPAARQDLSVLDD; the protein is encoded by the coding sequence GTGAACCGCAACACACTCTCCCTGATCGCCGCCGCCGTCGCCCTCGCCGCCGTCACCGGCTTCGCGTCCGTCACCGCGCCCGGGGGCGGATCGGCGAAGTCCGTCGCGAAGGGCCCGGCCCGGCTGCCGGTCGAGCGCTCCAGCCTGCTGTGCCCGGCGCCCAGCCTCTCCGACCTCGCGGAGACCACCTACACCGCCTACACCCCGAAGGGCAGCGGCGAGGGCGGCGCCCGGACGGGTGCGTCCGCCGCCTCCGGCACGGCGGTGCTGAAGCCCGCCGCCGCGCCGCTCACCGACAGCGCGCCGACACAGCCCTCCAACAAGGGGGACAAGAAGGGCAAGAAGGGGAAGACCCCCGAGAAGCCCGACCCCAACAAGGCGGTCATCACCCTCAAGGAGCCCGGCAAGGCCGCCTCGGCCTCGGCCGACGGCTCCGACGCCCCCGCGCTCATCGGCTCCGCCGACGGCCCGCTCGCCCCCGGCTGGGCAGCGCAGCAGACCACGGTGGTGTCGGCGGGCGAGAACCGCGCGGTGCTGGGTACCCGGTGCACGGACCCGGACACCGACTTCTGGTTCCCCGGCGCCTCGACCGCCAAGTCGCGTCAGGACTACGTCCATCTGACCAACCCGGACGACACGGCGGCCGTCGCGGACATCGACCTGTTCGGCAAGGACGGGGAGATCAAGCCGGATGCGGGGGAGGGCATCACGGTGCCCGCCAAATCCAGCGTCCCTGTTCTGTTGTCAACGTTGACCTCGGCGGCGGCGGACGACCTCACCGTGCACGTCACGACGCGCTCCGGGCGGCTGGGCGCGGTCGTGCAGGCATCCGACGCGAAGGCGGGCGCGGACTGGCTGTCCGCGTCGGCAGACCCGGCCGCGAGCCAGGTCGTCCCGGGCATCCCGGGCGACGCCACCGACGTACGCCTGGTGGTGTACGCCAAGGGCGCCGATGACGCCGATCTCAAGGTGCGGCTGGCCGGTGCGGGCGGCAGCTTCACCCCTGCTGGTCTGGAGGCCGTCCACGTGAAGGCGGGGATGACGGCGTCCTTTGATTTGAAGAACGTGACGAGGGGCGAGGCGGGTTCCCTTTTCCTGACCCCGACTTCGGATGGCGGAAAAACGCCCATCGTCGCGGCGGTGCGCGTAGTGCGTGGCACGGGTGACAAGCAGGAGACCGCATACATTTCGGCCACCGCGCCGGTCGGCGACCGGTCGACGGCGGCCGACAACCGGGCCAAGGGGTCGACCCTGGCGCTCACCGCGCCGGCCGCGCCCGCCACCGTGAAGGTCACCGCGTCGCCCGGCACCGAGGGCGGCGAGCCGCAGACCAAGACGTACACGGTCAAGGCCGGCACGACGCTCGCGGTCGAGCCGCCGGTCCCGGCCGGGCTCAAGGGCTCGTACGCGCTCACGGTCGAGCCCCAGCCGGGCAGCGGCCCCGTCTACGCGTCCCGCACGTTGGCGCTGCCGCAGGACGGCATCCCGATGTTCACCGTGCAGACGCTGCCGGACGACAAGGGAACGGTGGTGGTCCCGGCGGCCCGCCAGGACCTGTCGGTGCTGGACGACTGA
- a CDS encoding metallopeptidase family protein, producing the protein MDSSRSDIDTGSGPDSVPPGPRPRRRDRHGRGMRGPVAPPQVPLSASRAESFRDLVRDSVERLERRWPQLADVDFLVSDVPLPEGDEDGWSDEAVPLGRALPAAKGSPARILVYRRPVEIRTKSRDERALLVHEVVVEQVAELLGLAPESVDPRYGQD; encoded by the coding sequence ATGGACAGTTCCCGTTCCGACATCGACACCGGCTCCGGACCCGACTCCGTACCGCCCGGTCCGCGGCCACGCCGCCGCGACCGTCACGGGCGCGGAATGCGCGGACCTGTGGCACCGCCCCAGGTACCGCTCTCGGCGAGCCGCGCGGAAAGCTTCCGTGATCTGGTGCGGGACTCGGTGGAGCGACTGGAGCGGCGCTGGCCGCAGCTCGCCGATGTCGACTTCCTCGTCTCGGACGTGCCGCTGCCGGAGGGCGACGAGGACGGGTGGAGCGACGAGGCCGTGCCGCTCGGGCGCGCCCTGCCCGCCGCGAAGGGGTCGCCCGCGCGGATCCTCGTCTACCGGCGGCCGGTCGAGATCCGCACCAAGAGCCGCGACGAGCGGGCCCTGCTCGTCCACGAGGTCGTGGTCGAGCAGGTCGCCGAACTTCTCGGCCTGGCACCGGAGTCGGTCGATCCGCGGTACGGACAGGACTGA
- a CDS encoding DUF3499 domain-containing protein: MESRRGPLKSAVPSNVVSPVRRCSRTACGRPAVATLTYVYADSTAVLGPLATYAEPHCYDLCAEHSERLTAPRGWEVVRLTDSSAPGRPSGDDLEALANAVREAARPHERAAEAGGARAADPMEVARRGHLRVLRSPEP; encoded by the coding sequence GTGGAGAGTCGTCGCGGCCCGCTCAAGAGTGCGGTACCGTCCAACGTCGTGAGCCCTGTACGTCGCTGTTCGCGCACCGCGTGCGGCCGCCCTGCCGTCGCGACACTGACGTACGTCTACGCGGACTCGACCGCAGTCCTCGGACCGCTCGCCACCTACGCCGAGCCCCACTGCTACGACCTGTGCGCCGAGCACAGCGAGCGCCTCACCGCGCCGCGCGGCTGGGAGGTCGTGCGCCTCACCGACAGCTCGGCCCCGGGCCGCCCCAGCGGCGACGACCTGGAAGCGCTTGCCAACGCGGTACGGGAAGCGGCCCGCCCCCACGAACGCGCGGCGGAAGCGGGCGGCGCCCGCGCGGCCGACCCCATGGAGGTCGCCCGCCGAGGCCACCTCCGCGTACTCCGCTCCCCGGAGCCGTAG
- a CDS encoding phosphomannomutase/phosphoglucomutase: MAADLSQIVKAYDVRGVVPDQWDESLAELFGAAFVRVVGAEAIVVGHDMRPSSPGLSAAFARGAARLGADVTLIGLCSTDQLYYASGQLDLPGAMFTASHNPAQYNGIKLCRAGAAPVGQDTGLADIRALVEEWSETGAPAAGAVPGTLSERDTLDDYAAHLKSLVDVSGIRPLKVVVDAGNGMGGHTVPTVFAGLPLTLVPMYFELDGTFPNHEANPLDPANIVDLQERVRTEGADLGIAFDGDADRCFVVDERGEGVSPSAVTALVAARELARHPGGTVIHNLITSWSVPEVVRENGGTPVRTRVGHSFIKQEMANTGAIFGGEHSAHYYFKDFWNADTGMLAALHVLAALGGQEAPLSRLLASYDRYSGSGEINSTVSDQAARTQAVRDAFATRPGVTTDDLDGLTVATADWWFNLRPSNTEPLLRLNVEARDEPTMAKLRDEVLALVRA, translated from the coding sequence GTGGCTGCTGATCTGTCGCAGATCGTGAAGGCGTACGACGTCCGCGGGGTGGTGCCGGATCAGTGGGACGAGTCCCTGGCGGAGTTGTTCGGTGCCGCGTTCGTGCGGGTGGTGGGTGCCGAGGCGATCGTGGTCGGGCATGACATGCGCCCCTCCTCTCCGGGCCTGTCGGCGGCGTTCGCGCGTGGCGCGGCCCGTTTGGGCGCGGATGTCACGCTGATCGGTCTGTGCTCCACGGATCAGCTGTATTACGCGTCGGGGCAGCTGGATCTGCCGGGTGCCATGTTCACGGCCTCCCACAATCCGGCGCAGTACAACGGCATCAAGCTGTGCCGTGCGGGTGCGGCTCCGGTGGGTCAGGACACGGGGCTGGCCGACATCCGTGCCCTGGTCGAGGAGTGGTCTGAGACGGGTGCGCCGGCGGCGGGCGCGGTCCCGGGGACGCTGAGTGAGCGGGACACGCTCGACGACTACGCGGCTCACCTGAAGTCCCTGGTCGACGTGTCCGGGATCCGTCCCCTGAAGGTGGTGGTGGACGCGGGCAACGGCATGGGCGGCCACACCGTTCCCACGGTCTTCGCCGGCCTGCCGCTGACGCTGGTGCCGATGTACTTCGAGCTCGACGGCACGTTCCCCAACCACGAGGCCAACCCCCTGGACCCGGCGAACATCGTCGACCTCCAGGAGCGGGTCCGCACCGAGGGCGCGGATCTGGGTATCGCTTTCGACGGTGACGCCGACCGCTGTTTCGTGGTCGACGAGCGCGGCGAGGGGGTCTCCCCGTCCGCGGTGACCGCGCTGGTGGCGGCCCGTGAGCTGGCCAGGCATCCGGGCGGAACGGTTATCCACAACCTGATCACCTCGTGGTCCGTGCCGGAGGTGGTGCGCGAGAACGGCGGCACCCCGGTCCGTACCCGGGTGGGCCACTCCTTCATCAAGCAGGAGATGGCCAACACGGGGGCGATCTTCGGCGGCGAGCACTCGGCGCACTACTACTTCAAGGACTTCTGGAACGCCGACACCGGCATGCTGGCGGCCCTGCACGTCCTGGCGGCCCTCGGTGGCCAGGAGGCCCCGCTGTCCCGCCTCCTGGCCTCGTACGACCGCTACAGCGGCTCGGGCGAGATCAACTCGACCGTGAGCGACCAGGCGGCCCGTACCCAGGCGGTCCGTGACGCCTTCGCCACCCGGCCGGGAGTCACCACGGACGACCTGGACGGCCTGACCGTCGCCACCGCCGACTGGTGGTTCAACCTCCGCCCCTCCAACACCGAGCCCCTCCTGCGCCTGAACGTCGAAGCCCGCGACGAACCCACCATGGCAAAGCTGCGCGACGAGGTCCTCGCGCTCGTACGGGCGTAA